Proteins encoded in a region of the Malaciobacter mytili LMG 24559 genome:
- a CDS encoding branched-chain amino acid transaminase, translating to MTEAKYIWMDGEYVAWHEANTHILSHTLHYGNGAIEGTKAYKTVDGRCAIFKLNEHTKRLINSAKMTLMNVPFSVEELNKAQVELLQKNELFNGAYIRPLVYLGYGVMGLYHKEAPVKVSVAAWEWGAYLGEEGLRKGVRVKISSMTRTPNTSGMGKAKAVANYLNSQMAKYEAVEAGYDEALLRDDQGYIAEASGACFFIVRDEVLISPPNDNSLESITQATIIDLAKDMGIEVVRRRVTREEIYIADEAFFTGTAAEVTPIRDVDARIIGNGARGPITEKLQTAYFDAVSGKNEKYLKYLTYIN from the coding sequence ATGACAGAAGCTAAATATATATGGATGGATGGTGAATATGTTGCTTGGCATGAAGCGAACACACATATTCTAAGTCATACGTTACATTATGGTAATGGTGCTATTGAGGGTACAAAAGCATATAAAACTGTTGATGGTAGATGTGCAATTTTCAAATTAAATGAGCACACAAAAAGATTAATTAATTCTGCAAAGATGACATTAATGAATGTACCTTTTAGCGTTGAAGAGTTAAATAAAGCTCAAGTTGAATTACTTCAAAAAAATGAACTTTTCAATGGAGCTTATATTAGACCTTTAGTTTACCTTGGGTATGGTGTTATGGGATTATATCATAAAGAGGCTCCTGTAAAAGTTTCTGTTGCAGCTTGGGAATGGGGTGCATATTTAGGAGAAGAAGGCTTAAGAAAAGGTGTTAGAGTAAAAATATCTTCAATGACAAGAACTCCAAATACTTCAGGAATGGGTAAAGCAAAAGCTGTTGCAAATTATTTAAATTCTCAAATGGCTAAATATGAAGCTGTTGAGGCTGGTTATGATGAAGCTTTATTAAGAGATGACCAAGGGTATATTGCAGAAGCAAGTGGTGCTTGTTTCTTTATTGTTAGAGATGAAGTTTTAATCTCTCCACCAAATGATAACTCTTTAGAATCAATTACACAAGCTACAATTATTGATTTAGCAAAAGATATGGGTATTGAAGTAGTAAGAAGAAGAGTTACAAGAGAAGAGATTTATATTGCTGATGAAGCATTCTTTACAGGAACTGCTGCTGAAGTTACTCCAATAAGGGATGTGGACGCGAGAATTATTGGAAATGGTGCGAGAGGACCAATTACAGAAAAATTACAAACTGCATATTTTGATGCAGTAAGCGGAAAAAATGAAAAGTATTTAAAATATTTGACATATATAAACTAA
- a CDS encoding class I SAM-dependent methyltransferase, giving the protein MSQQQFWNEKFTKDGYLYGINPNEFLASKLNLFKKDSKLLCLGEGEGRNAIFFAKNGFKVKAIDVSNIGLEKLQKRAKEQNLDINTLCIDLNHWQANEKYDVIIASYLHMYKNEREELFLKIENSLNIKGYFVAEFFSQNQLSYNSGGPKDTELLYTIEDFKNNFNSCTKQISEEIVFLNEGRGHQGKASVIRVVIQKS; this is encoded by the coding sequence ATGAGTCAGCAACAATTTTGGAATGAAAAATTTACAAAGGATGGATATTTGTATGGAATTAATCCAAATGAGTTTTTAGCTTCAAAACTAAATTTGTTTAAAAAAGATTCAAAACTTTTATGTTTAGGAGAAGGAGAGGGAAGAAATGCCATTTTTTTTGCAAAAAATGGTTTTAAAGTAAAAGCAATTGATGTTTCTAATATTGGTTTAGAAAAATTACAAAAAAGAGCAAAAGAGCAAAATTTAGATATTAATACTTTATGTATAGATTTAAATCATTGGCAAGCTAATGAAAAGTATGATGTAATTATCGCTTCATATTTACATATGTATAAAAATGAAAGAGAAGAGTTATTTTTAAAAATAGAAAACTCTTTAAATATAAAAGGCTATTTTGTTGCTGAATTTTTTTCACAAAATCAATTATCGTATAATAGTGGAGGTCCAAAAGATACTGAACTTTTATACACAATAGAAGATTTTAAAAATAATTTTAACTCTTGTACAAAACAAATAAGTGAAGAAATAGTTTTTCTAAATGAAGGTAGAGGACATCAAGGCAAAGCAAGTGTTATTAGAGTAGTTATTCAAAAGAGCTAG